A DNA window from Acinetobacter sp. 10FS3-1 contains the following coding sequences:
- a CDS encoding MBL fold metallo-hydrolase — protein MLQVKIVPVTAFQQNCSILWDTDTQEAILIDAGGEPEKLIAEVEALGVTVKALWLTHGHLDHAGAVGALQKKWNIPVIGPHREDAFWLDMIQEVSARYGFPIPEKVEVTQWLEGGEVLQLGDEEFEVRFAPGHTPGHVMFYNQNHGLLWTGDVLFKGSIGRTDFPRGDHQQLLDSIQRECFSLPDDTRFISGHGPISSIGFEKQHNPFVAGKAG, from the coding sequence ATGCTACAAGTCAAAATTGTTCCTGTAACGGCCTTTCAGCAAAACTGTTCGATACTTTGGGATACGGACACTCAAGAAGCCATTTTGATCGATGCAGGAGGGGAGCCGGAAAAGCTGATAGCTGAGGTGGAAGCACTGGGTGTAACGGTCAAAGCCCTGTGGCTCACACATGGTCATCTGGATCATGCCGGTGCAGTAGGTGCCCTACAAAAAAAATGGAATATTCCGGTTATAGGCCCGCATCGTGAAGACGCATTCTGGCTTGACATGATTCAGGAAGTTTCTGCACGTTATGGCTTTCCGATTCCTGAAAAAGTCGAGGTGACCCAATGGCTGGAAGGTGGGGAAGTCTTGCAACTGGGTGATGAGGAGTTTGAAGTACGCTTTGCACCAGGTCATACCCCGGGCCATGTCATGTTCTATAACCAGAATCATGGCTTGTTATGGACCGGTGATGTGCTCTTTAAGGGTTCAATCGGTCGCACGGACTTTCCACGAGGCGATCATCAGCAATTACTGGACTCGATTCAACGAGAATGTTTTAGCTTACCTGATGACACTCGCTTTATTTCGGGGCATGGGCCCATAAGTAGCATTGGTTTTGAAAAACAGCATAACCCTTTTGTGGCGGGAAAGGCGGGTTGA
- a CDS encoding SAM-dependent methyltransferase — MIMPIRQFQAQRMHAPRNFQSISPEPICLEIGAGKGKHALLFSRTHPQSQLIAIERTREKFLAMQKQHALEGQANLQPVHADALPWIVHALYPQQVEQCFILYPNPEPHNPAQRWLNMPFFEFLLSRLKSGGMITLASNIPEYIAEAEQQLVQVWHLPFKKEVIAQDSARTHFEIKYLERGELCQQLIIRKPEGYITRFDKFQPLQGQNAQVME; from the coding sequence CTGATTATGCCGATTCGTCAATTTCAAGCACAGCGTATGCATGCGCCTCGTAATTTTCAAAGTATCAGTCCTGAGCCGATTTGTCTTGAAATCGGAGCGGGCAAGGGAAAACATGCTTTACTCTTTAGCCGGACACATCCGCAGAGTCAATTGATTGCGATTGAACGAACCCGGGAAAAATTTCTGGCCATGCAAAAACAGCACGCGCTTGAAGGTCAGGCCAATCTGCAACCGGTTCATGCCGATGCGCTACCGTGGATTGTACATGCCCTTTATCCACAGCAAGTGGAACAGTGTTTTATTTTATATCCCAATCCGGAGCCGCATAATCCGGCACAGCGCTGGTTAAATATGCCATTTTTTGAATTCTTGTTATCCCGTTTAAAAAGCGGCGGTATGATCACTTTGGCCAGTAATATTCCGGAATATATTGCGGAAGCAGAACAACAGTTAGTGCAAGTCTGGCACTTGCCATTTAAAAAAGAAGTGATTGCTCAGGATTCGGCGCGTACACATTTTGAAATTAAATATTTGGAGCGGGGGGAGCTGTGTCAGCAGTTAATCATTCGTAAACCAGAAGGTTATATCACCCGCTTTGACAAGTTTCAGCCTCTGCAAGGCCAGAACGCTCAAGTGATGGAATAA
- the murI gene encoding glutamate racemase, giving the protein MSAIQPVSSVLHPMPEASADAPIGIFDSGVGGLSVAVEIARYLPNERFIYYADTAHVPYGARDDQEIRNLTAKAVDWLYRQGCKVVVVACNTASAFSLDYLRDYYGENFPIIGLVPALKPAVLNTRSKTVAVLATPATFRGQLIKEVITRFAEPAQVRVLPVTSLKLVPFVEAGEQRSAACLETLKQILQPVVDQGADYLVLGCTHYPFLKPSIQYIFGHKLTLIDSGLAVARQTARILIKNGLLFEHGDQQNLKIRLVVSGQNADQLQPVLQRLIPADLSWQLSNMDT; this is encoded by the coding sequence ATGAGCGCCATTCAACCAGTTTCTTCAGTTCTTCATCCCATGCCCGAAGCGAGTGCAGATGCACCGATTGGTATTTTTGATTCGGGTGTTGGCGGCTTGTCAGTCGCTGTAGAAATCGCCCGTTATCTACCGAATGAGCGTTTTATTTATTATGCCGATACTGCACATGTGCCTTATGGAGCACGGGATGATCAGGAAATTCGCAACCTGACTGCCAAGGCTGTGGACTGGCTGTATCGTCAGGGCTGTAAAGTTGTAGTGGTGGCCTGTAATACGGCATCGGCTTTCAGTCTGGATTATTTACGTGATTACTATGGGGAAAACTTTCCGATAATTGGTTTAGTGCCTGCTTTGAAACCTGCTGTGCTCAATACCCGCTCCAAAACTGTTGCTGTTCTGGCCACGCCTGCCACATTTCGCGGTCAACTGATTAAAGAAGTTATAACCCGGTTTGCCGAGCCTGCGCAGGTTCGTGTCCTGCCAGTAACCAGTCTGAAGCTGGTTCCTTTTGTAGAAGCAGGAGAGCAGCGAAGTGCGGCCTGTCTGGAAACTTTAAAACAGATTTTACAGCCTGTTGTCGATCAAGGCGCCGATTATTTAGTCTTAGGATGTACACATTACCCCTTCCTAAAACCCTCAATTCAGTATATTTTTGGTCATAAGCTGACACTAATTGACTCAGGATTGGCAGTAGCGAGACAAACCGCCCGTATTTTGATTAAAAATGGGTTACTATTTGAGCATGGTGATCAGCAAAACTTGAAAATTAGACTGGTTGTGAGTGGGCAGAATGCTGACCAGCTCCAACCTGTTTTACAGCGCCTGATTCCGGCTGACCTCAGCTGGCAACTTAGCAATATGGATACTTGA
- a CDS encoding DUF1285 domain-containing protein, translating into MDKPMPNTNPTKKLTDRDDKNLMDIAQYLKDAQGSHKRSIPPLEQWQPKHCGAMDLKVLANGEWWHEGQLIKRQPMIDLFATVLWKENDKFYLKTPVEMIEIAVEDEPLFVNQVDQVEIEGKTYLQLSTTTQDLIIVDQAHPVFMREYQGELRPYVHVRFGINALIQRAAFLHLVEMGELSENAAGETVLSLKSGDLDLHLST; encoded by the coding sequence ATGGATAAGCCAATGCCAAACACGAATCCGACGAAAAAATTAACTGATCGTGATGATAAAAACTTAATGGACATCGCACAATACTTAAAAGATGCACAGGGCAGTCACAAAAGGTCAATCCCCCCTCTGGAGCAGTGGCAGCCAAAGCATTGTGGCGCAATGGATCTCAAGGTTTTGGCCAACGGCGAATGGTGGCACGAAGGTCAATTGATCAAGCGTCAGCCGATGATTGACCTGTTTGCAACGGTGCTCTGGAAAGAAAACGATAAATTCTATCTAAAAACGCCGGTGGAAATGATTGAAATTGCAGTAGAGGACGAGCCTTTATTTGTCAATCAGGTCGATCAGGTCGAGATTGAAGGCAAAACCTATCTGCAGTTGAGCACCACGACCCAGGACCTGATAATTGTGGATCAAGCGCACCCGGTATTCATGCGGGAATATCAGGGCGAACTGCGTCCTTATGTGCATGTCCGTTTTGGAATCAATGCCCTGATCCAGCGTGCTGCCTTTTTACATCTGGTGGAAATGGGAGAGCTCAGTGAAAATGCTGCCGGTGAAACCGTTTTAAGCTTAAAAAGTGGTGATTTAGACTTGCATTTGAGTACCTGA
- a CDS encoding DNA gyrase inhibitor YacG, giving the protein MSTSLKCPRCGKLTTWENNEFRPFCSERCKMIDLGAWANEDYKLPTQDAPQADAPED; this is encoded by the coding sequence ATGTCTACCAGTTTAAAATGTCCACGTTGTGGCAAACTCACCACTTGGGAAAATAATGAATTCCGTCCCTTTTGTTCAGAGCGCTGCAAAATGATTGATCTGGGGGCATGGGCCAATGAAGACTATAAACTGCCCACCCAAGATGCGCCTCAAGCCGATGCTCCAGAAGACTAA
- a CDS encoding TIGR03862 family flavoprotein — MSQRIAIVGAGPAGLMAAEVLSQWHYEVHVYEQKPSAARKFLMAGKTGLNISHAEPIEQFILRYDQADWLAPWLRQWDAAWIQNWMKNLGIEPYIGSSGRVFPTEMKAAPLLRAWLQRLTEQGIQFHYRHQVEQVQQQYLQLQDMKTKQSRTEAFDAIILACGAVSWSQLGSDGAWQSWLAAEEVEPFQPSNAGVEYVWSQFMQPVFGQPLKCVAAWVGQGDKSTGDIVISHYGLESGLIYKQGRGLREQLKAGQPMLLELDLFPDQTVEQLAKKLQPGKKQSLANVWRKAGLEGAKAALVRELVAKSIWQDADQLAQKIKQLSITLSGFRPIEEAISCAGGVKREALSEQLQLKSNPQVFFCGEMLDWDAPTGGYLLTACFATGRAAGEGVHQFLSN; from the coding sequence ATGAGCCAGCGTATTGCAATTGTCGGTGCAGGTCCGGCTGGATTGATGGCGGCTGAAGTATTAAGCCAGTGGCATTATGAGGTGCATGTATATGAGCAAAAACCTTCGGCAGCGCGCAAGTTTTTAATGGCAGGAAAAACGGGGCTGAATATTTCCCATGCTGAACCTATTGAGCAGTTTATTCTGCGTTATGATCAGGCCGACTGGCTGGCGCCGTGGCTAAGACAATGGGATGCTGCGTGGATTCAGAACTGGATGAAAAATTTGGGGATTGAACCTTATATTGGCTCCTCAGGCCGGGTCTTTCCCACCGAAATGAAGGCTGCACCGCTACTGCGTGCCTGGTTACAGCGCCTGACCGAGCAAGGTATTCAGTTTCATTATCGGCATCAGGTGGAACAGGTACAGCAGCAATACCTGCAACTTCAGGATATGAAGACTAAGCAAAGCCGGACCGAAGCGTTCGATGCGATTATTCTGGCCTGCGGGGCAGTCTCGTGGTCGCAGCTGGGCAGTGATGGAGCATGGCAAAGCTGGTTAGCAGCTGAAGAAGTGGAGCCATTTCAGCCGAGTAATGCCGGGGTGGAGTATGTCTGGTCCCAGTTTATGCAGCCTGTGTTCGGGCAGCCGCTGAAGTGTGTGGCGGCTTGGGTAGGGCAGGGAGATAAAAGCACTGGCGATATCGTTATTAGTCACTATGGTCTGGAAAGTGGACTGATCTATAAACAGGGCCGGGGGCTGCGTGAGCAATTAAAGGCTGGCCAGCCGATGCTGCTTGAGCTGGATTTATTTCCGGATCAAACGGTAGAGCAGCTGGCCAAAAAACTGCAACCCGGCAAAAAACAGTCTCTGGCCAATGTCTGGCGTAAAGCGGGTCTGGAAGGAGCAAAAGCCGCCCTAGTGCGAGAACTGGTGGCGAAATCCATCTGGCAGGATGCAGACCAATTGGCCCAAAAAATCAAACAGCTGTCTATCACTTTAAGTGGCTTTCGGCCAATTGAAGAAGCAATCAGCTGTGCAGGCGGAGTGAAGCGTGAAGCGCTTTCGGAACAGCTGCAACTTAAATCCAATCCGCAGGTATTTTTTTGCGGCGAGATGCTGGATTGGGATGCACCGACTGGCGGCTATTTACTGACCGCCTGTTTTGCCACAGGCCGTGCAGCCGGAGAAGGAGTGCATCAGTTTCTGTCGAATTAA
- a CDS encoding DUF4062 domain-containing protein, protein MLDKRYQVFISTSGADMRPERIILSQTLVGMGFFSWGLEQRTPLNTAFARRQIDDCDYVVILLGSQYGEQSVSGVGYMHLEYIYAVAKQKPIIVFMHEDPDSRDPDLHDSKPELKEKFKEFRQLLQNEADQVFRYRSLRDLEMAVRLNMSQILEHYPVAGWVRPQNTQALHDEIDQLKTRLAQLEQEMGTREIDPFLSLPKVSMHELLSFEYRMHAYQDGNFKELKVQKKLTWAQLLQILGSTFINPTPEEFFSKRMNEYLNETGLEDAHAEMPRAHAVARAQINIRALHSIKMQMRQNDWIIPSGRDDRQRLLWQVTPKARKLLDSQLLGKDRTFPYKSAY, encoded by the coding sequence ATGCTCGATAAACGCTATCAGGTATTCATTTCCACTTCTGGGGCAGACATGCGGCCAGAGCGGATTATTTTGTCTCAAACACTGGTGGGTATGGGGTTCTTTTCCTGGGGACTGGAACAGCGTACTCCGCTCAATACGGCATTTGCACGCCGCCAGATTGATGACTGTGATTATGTCGTGATCCTGCTGGGCAGCCAATATGGGGAGCAATCGGTTTCCGGTGTGGGCTATATGCACTTGGAATATATTTATGCGGTCGCGAAACAGAAGCCTATAATTGTCTTTATGCATGAGGACCCGGACTCACGTGATCCTGATCTGCATGATAGCAAGCCGGAATTAAAAGAAAAATTTAAGGAATTTCGTCAGTTACTCCAAAATGAAGCAGATCAGGTGTTTAGGTATCGCAGCCTGCGTGATCTGGAAATGGCGGTACGTCTGAACATGTCACAAATTCTGGAGCATTATCCGGTAGCGGGCTGGGTGCGTCCGCAAAATACCCAAGCCTTGCATGATGAAATTGACCAGTTGAAGACCAGACTGGCGCAACTGGAGCAGGAAATGGGAACACGCGAGATTGATCCATTTCTGAGCCTGCCTAAAGTCTCCATGCATGAGCTACTTTCTTTTGAATATCGTATGCATGCCTATCAGGATGGCAACTTTAAAGAATTGAAGGTCCAGAAGAAATTGACCTGGGCACAATTACTGCAGATCTTGGGCTCGACTTTTATCAATCCGACGCCTGAAGAATTTTTTTCCAAACGCATGAATGAATATTTAAATGAAACCGGACTGGAAGATGCCCACGCAGAAATGCCGCGTGCACATGCGGTGGCTCGCGCCCAAATCAATATCCGTGCGCTGCATAGCATAAAAATGCAAATGCGCCAGAATGACTGGATTATTCCTTCGGGTCGTGATGATCGCCAGCGTCTGCTTTGGCAGGTGACCCCAAAAGCACGTAAACTTCTGGACAGTCAGTTATTGGGTAAAGATCGTACTTTTCCATATAAGTCAGCCTACTAA
- the hemH gene encoding ferrochelatase produces the protein MFSTAKPKVSIILANLGTPDEPTVPAVRRFLKQFLSDQRVIEIPKPIWQIILRLFILPFRPKRVSHAYAQVWQQDSPMREILLQQVEAVKAQLAARYPQFELNVVPAMTYGNPNIQDVLHQLSAQPQDHIILFPLFPQYSATSTAPLYDAIANWIPKQRNLPGISMIRDYYQHPLFIRSLAQSVRDYQAVHGQAEKLLMSFHGIPQPYADKGDPYADRCRITGHLVAQELGLTEDQYAISFQSRFGKQEWVKPYTDVLIEEWARQGVKSVQVMSPAFSADCLETLEELAIQNAELFSSLGGGQYSYIPALNNREDHLQLLNTLLEANLEALTQTLAH, from the coding sequence ATGTTTTCTACAGCCAAACCTAAAGTCTCGATTATATTGGCAAATTTAGGCACGCCAGATGAACCGACCGTGCCAGCGGTACGCCGTTTCCTGAAACAGTTTTTGTCTGATCAGCGCGTGATTGAAATTCCCAAACCAATTTGGCAAATCATTTTGCGTTTATTCATTCTGCCTTTTCGTCCCAAGCGTGTTTCTCATGCTTATGCGCAGGTCTGGCAGCAGGATTCTCCCATGCGTGAGATTCTGTTGCAGCAGGTCGAGGCTGTAAAAGCCCAGCTGGCCGCGCGTTACCCACAGTTTGAGCTGAATGTGGTACCAGCCATGACTTATGGCAATCCAAATATTCAAGATGTGCTCCATCAGTTATCGGCCCAGCCCCAAGACCATATTATTCTGTTTCCCTTATTTCCCCAGTATTCGGCGACATCGACTGCGCCATTGTATGATGCGATAGCGAACTGGATTCCCAAACAGCGTAATCTGCCAGGTATCTCGATGATTCGGGACTATTATCAACACCCACTTTTTATTCGCTCTTTAGCGCAAAGTGTGCGGGATTATCAGGCAGTACATGGACAAGCAGAAAAGTTATTGATGTCTTTTCATGGTATTCCACAGCCTTATGCAGATAAAGGCGATCCCTATGCCGATCGTTGCCGGATTACCGGTCATCTGGTTGCGCAGGAACTGGGCTTGACTGAAGATCAATATGCGATCAGCTTTCAGTCGCGTTTTGGCAAGCAGGAATGGGTCAAGCCCTATACCGATGTACTGATTGAAGAGTGGGCCAGACAAGGGGTGAAATCCGTGCAGGTCATGAGTCCGGCTTTTTCAGCAGATTGTCTGGAAACCCTGGAAGAACTGGCCATCCAGAACGCCGAGCTGTTTAGCTCGCTAGGTGGTGGGCAGTATAGCTATATTCCAGCGCTGAATAATCGTGAAGATCATTTGCAATTGCTCAATACATTGTTAGAAGCTAATCTTGAGGCGTTGACTCAAACTCTCGCCCATTAA